The following are from one region of the Myotis daubentonii chromosome 2, mMyoDau2.1, whole genome shotgun sequence genome:
- the STK38L gene encoding serine/threonine-protein kinase 38-like isoform X1: MAMTAGSTATFPMSNHTRERVTVAKLTLENFYSNLILQHEERETRQKKLEVAMEEEGLADEEKKLRRSQHARKETEFLRLKRTRLGLDDFESLKVIGRGAFGEVRLVQKKDTGHIYAMKILRKADMLEKEQVAHIRAERDILVEADGAWVVKMFYSFQDKRNLYLIMEFLPGGDMMTLLMKKDTLTEEETQFYISETVLAIDAIHQLGFIHRDIKPDNLLLDAKGHVKLSDFGLCTGLKKAHRTEFYRNLTHNPPSDFSFQNMNSKRKAETWKKNRRQLAYSTVGTPDYIAPEVFMQTGYNKLCDWWSLGVIMYEMLIGYPPFCSETPQETYRKVMNWKETLVFPPEVPISEKAKDLILRFCIDSENRIGNSGVEEIKGHPFFEGVDWGHIRERPAAIPIGIKSIDDTSNFDDFPESDILQPVPNTTEPDYKSKDWVFLNYTYKRFEGLTQRGSIPTYMKAGKL, encoded by the exons ATGGCAATGACGGCAGGGAGTACAGCTACCTTTCCTATGAGCAACCATACCCGGGAAAGAGTGACTGTGGCCAAGCTCACGTTGGAGAATTTTTACAGCAACCTAATCTTACagcatgaagagagagaaaccag gcAGAAGAAGTTAGAAGTGGCTATGGAAGAAGAAGGATTAGCAGATGAAGAG aaaaagttACGCCGATCACAGCATGCTCGCAAGGAAACAGAGTTTTTACGGCTCAAGAGGACCAGACTTGGCTTGGATGACTTTGAGTCTCTGAAAGTTATAGGAAGAGGAGCATTTGGAGAG GTGCGGCTGGTCCAGAAGAAAGATACAGGCCATATCTATGCAATGAAGATATTGAGAAAAGCTGATATGCTTGAAAAAGAGCAG GTGGCTCATATTCGAGCAGAAAGAGATATTTTGGTAGAAGCAGATGGTGCCTGGGTGGTGAAGATGTTTTACAGTTTTCAAGATAAGAGGAACCTTTATCTAATCATGGAATTTCTCCCTGGAG GGGACATGATGACATTGCTAATGAAGAAAGATACCTTGACAGAAGAGGAAACACAGTTCTATATTTCAGAGACTGTTCTGGCAATAGATGCGATCCACCAGTTGGGTTTTATCCATCGGGATATTAAGCCAGACAACCTTTTGTTAGATGCCAAG ggTCATGTAAAATTATCTGATTTTGGCTTATGCACAGGATTAAAGAAAGCTCACAGAACTGAATTCTACAGAAACCTTACACACAACCCACCAAGTGACTTCT CATTTCAAAACATGAACTCAAAGAGGAAAGCAGAAACATGGAAGAAGAATAGGAGACAACTG GCATATTCCACAGTTGGGACGCCAGATTACATTGCGCCAGAGGTGTTCATGCAGACTGGTTACAACAAATTGTGTGACTGGTGGTCTTTGGGAGTGATTATGTATGAAATGCTAATAG GATATCCACCTTTCTGCTCTGAAACACCTCAAGAAACATATAGAAAAGTGATGAACTGGAAAGAAACTCTGGTATTTCCTCCAGAGGTGCCTATATCTGAGAAAGCCAAGGATTTAATTCTTAG ATTTTGTATTGATTCTGAAAATAGAATTGGAAATAGTggagtagaagaaataaaaggtcatCCTTTTTTTGAAGGTGTAGACTGGGGGCACATCAG GGAAAGGCCAGCAGCAATCCCTATAGGAATCAAAAGCATAGATGATACTTCAAATTTTGATGACTTTCCCGAATCTGATATTTTACAACCAG TGCCAAACACCACAGAACCAGACTACAAATCCAAAGACTGGGTTTTCCTcaattatacatataaaaggtTTGAAGGGTTGACTCAGCGTGGCTCTATCCCCACCTACATGAAAGCTGGGAAATTATGA
- the STK38L gene encoding serine/threonine-protein kinase 38-like isoform X2 has product MAMTAGSTATFPMSNHTRERVTVAKLTLENFYSNLILQHEERETRQKKLEVAMEEEGLADEEKKLRRSQHARKETEFLRLKRTRLGLDDFESLKVIGRGAFGEVRLVQKKDTGHIYAMKILRKADMLEKEQVAHIRAERDILVEADGAWVVKMFYSFQDKRNLYLIMEFLPGGDMMTLLMKKDTLTEEETQFYISETVLAIDAIHQLGFIHRDIKPDNLLLDAKGHVKLSDFGLCTGLKKAHRTEFYRNLTHNPPSDFSFQNMNSKRKAETWKKNRRQLAYSTVGTPDYIAPEVFMQTGYNKLCDWWSLGVIMYEMLIGYPPFCSETPQETYRKVMNWKETLVFPPEVPISEKAKDLILRERPAAIPIGIKSIDDTSNFDDFPESDILQPVPNTTEPDYKSKDWVFLNYTYKRFEGLTQRGSIPTYMKAGKL; this is encoded by the exons ATGGCAATGACGGCAGGGAGTACAGCTACCTTTCCTATGAGCAACCATACCCGGGAAAGAGTGACTGTGGCCAAGCTCACGTTGGAGAATTTTTACAGCAACCTAATCTTACagcatgaagagagagaaaccag gcAGAAGAAGTTAGAAGTGGCTATGGAAGAAGAAGGATTAGCAGATGAAGAG aaaaagttACGCCGATCACAGCATGCTCGCAAGGAAACAGAGTTTTTACGGCTCAAGAGGACCAGACTTGGCTTGGATGACTTTGAGTCTCTGAAAGTTATAGGAAGAGGAGCATTTGGAGAG GTGCGGCTGGTCCAGAAGAAAGATACAGGCCATATCTATGCAATGAAGATATTGAGAAAAGCTGATATGCTTGAAAAAGAGCAG GTGGCTCATATTCGAGCAGAAAGAGATATTTTGGTAGAAGCAGATGGTGCCTGGGTGGTGAAGATGTTTTACAGTTTTCAAGATAAGAGGAACCTTTATCTAATCATGGAATTTCTCCCTGGAG GGGACATGATGACATTGCTAATGAAGAAAGATACCTTGACAGAAGAGGAAACACAGTTCTATATTTCAGAGACTGTTCTGGCAATAGATGCGATCCACCAGTTGGGTTTTATCCATCGGGATATTAAGCCAGACAACCTTTTGTTAGATGCCAAG ggTCATGTAAAATTATCTGATTTTGGCTTATGCACAGGATTAAAGAAAGCTCACAGAACTGAATTCTACAGAAACCTTACACACAACCCACCAAGTGACTTCT CATTTCAAAACATGAACTCAAAGAGGAAAGCAGAAACATGGAAGAAGAATAGGAGACAACTG GCATATTCCACAGTTGGGACGCCAGATTACATTGCGCCAGAGGTGTTCATGCAGACTGGTTACAACAAATTGTGTGACTGGTGGTCTTTGGGAGTGATTATGTATGAAATGCTAATAG GATATCCACCTTTCTGCTCTGAAACACCTCAAGAAACATATAGAAAAGTGATGAACTGGAAAGAAACTCTGGTATTTCCTCCAGAGGTGCCTATATCTGAGAAAGCCAAGGATTTAATTCTTAG GGAAAGGCCAGCAGCAATCCCTATAGGAATCAAAAGCATAGATGATACTTCAAATTTTGATGACTTTCCCGAATCTGATATTTTACAACCAG TGCCAAACACCACAGAACCAGACTACAAATCCAAAGACTGGGTTTTCCTcaattatacatataaaaggtTTGAAGGGTTGACTCAGCGTGGCTCTATCCCCACCTACATGAAAGCTGGGAAATTATGA
- the STK38L gene encoding serine/threonine-protein kinase 38-like isoform X3: MEEEGLADEEKKLRRSQHARKETEFLRLKRTRLGLDDFESLKVIGRGAFGEVRLVQKKDTGHIYAMKILRKADMLEKEQVAHIRAERDILVEADGAWVVKMFYSFQDKRNLYLIMEFLPGGDMMTLLMKKDTLTEEETQFYISETVLAIDAIHQLGFIHRDIKPDNLLLDAKGHVKLSDFGLCTGLKKAHRTEFYRNLTHNPPSDFSFQNMNSKRKAETWKKNRRQLAYSTVGTPDYIAPEVFMQTGYNKLCDWWSLGVIMYEMLIGYPPFCSETPQETYRKVMNWKETLVFPPEVPISEKAKDLILRFCIDSENRIGNSGVEEIKGHPFFEGVDWGHIRERPAAIPIGIKSIDDTSNFDDFPESDILQPVPNTTEPDYKSKDWVFLNYTYKRFEGLTQRGSIPTYMKAGKL, translated from the exons ATGGAAGAAGAAGGATTAGCAGATGAAGAG aaaaagttACGCCGATCACAGCATGCTCGCAAGGAAACAGAGTTTTTACGGCTCAAGAGGACCAGACTTGGCTTGGATGACTTTGAGTCTCTGAAAGTTATAGGAAGAGGAGCATTTGGAGAG GTGCGGCTGGTCCAGAAGAAAGATACAGGCCATATCTATGCAATGAAGATATTGAGAAAAGCTGATATGCTTGAAAAAGAGCAG GTGGCTCATATTCGAGCAGAAAGAGATATTTTGGTAGAAGCAGATGGTGCCTGGGTGGTGAAGATGTTTTACAGTTTTCAAGATAAGAGGAACCTTTATCTAATCATGGAATTTCTCCCTGGAG GGGACATGATGACATTGCTAATGAAGAAAGATACCTTGACAGAAGAGGAAACACAGTTCTATATTTCAGAGACTGTTCTGGCAATAGATGCGATCCACCAGTTGGGTTTTATCCATCGGGATATTAAGCCAGACAACCTTTTGTTAGATGCCAAG ggTCATGTAAAATTATCTGATTTTGGCTTATGCACAGGATTAAAGAAAGCTCACAGAACTGAATTCTACAGAAACCTTACACACAACCCACCAAGTGACTTCT CATTTCAAAACATGAACTCAAAGAGGAAAGCAGAAACATGGAAGAAGAATAGGAGACAACTG GCATATTCCACAGTTGGGACGCCAGATTACATTGCGCCAGAGGTGTTCATGCAGACTGGTTACAACAAATTGTGTGACTGGTGGTCTTTGGGAGTGATTATGTATGAAATGCTAATAG GATATCCACCTTTCTGCTCTGAAACACCTCAAGAAACATATAGAAAAGTGATGAACTGGAAAGAAACTCTGGTATTTCCTCCAGAGGTGCCTATATCTGAGAAAGCCAAGGATTTAATTCTTAG ATTTTGTATTGATTCTGAAAATAGAATTGGAAATAGTggagtagaagaaataaaaggtcatCCTTTTTTTGAAGGTGTAGACTGGGGGCACATCAG GGAAAGGCCAGCAGCAATCCCTATAGGAATCAAAAGCATAGATGATACTTCAAATTTTGATGACTTTCCCGAATCTGATATTTTACAACCAG TGCCAAACACCACAGAACCAGACTACAAATCCAAAGACTGGGTTTTCCTcaattatacatataaaaggtTTGAAGGGTTGACTCAGCGTGGCTCTATCCCCACCTACATGAAAGCTGGGAAATTATGA